In Phaseolus vulgaris cultivar G19833 chromosome 3, P. vulgaris v2.0, whole genome shotgun sequence, the sequence GTTAAAATGAATAGTCTTTCTTACCTCTGGAAGTTTTAGCCCAATTTTAGCTAGACGCTTCAAAAGCCTCTCCTCTATGTGATCACTGAGCATGGTTTTGGACAAGTCTTTAGCATCAAAAGGTACACGCGCATCATCTTTTCTCTTTTCGTTTATGCAGCATAAAAGGCATACATATTCAGCACTGCTATCCAAATCTCTTTTGTCGTTATAGAGTGCGCATATTTGATGCTGCCACCTTTTGCATTTACTACATTCAATCCACTGGAACAAACAACGGtaatcaaatcaaaattgaGTTTGAAGTTATGTACATGCTGATGAAGTATAATATAAAGACATCATTAAATTTACCGCTTCTTCGCATTTTCTGTTATTCTCTTTTTTGTTAAGATCTGTCTTGGAAACAGTTGTGCCATTGCATGTGATGTTTCCACCTCGACCATTCTTATAACATGTAGCACAAAAGCAATTATCCGTATCCTCTTCTTCTCTTTTACAGTAATAATGTGCATTACGCCTAATGCTGTTGCCGCAACAAAAGCAATAAATTGGCTGGGGGGCATAGTGTAGCGTTGCCATTGAACATAATTGGCATTTGTAAGCATCACTTCCTGATTCTTCCTCAGTTATAACCTGTTTAATAAAAGGGTAAGCTTGTATATACTCCTCCTAAGATCAAGGTAATGAAAAAATAGTAGAAGATGTTATAATGACCTTATTATATTGCTTTCTGAGACTTTCGATGTGTTCCTTTATTCTACTTCTTGCTAAAGATTCAGTTGAGGAAACAGTAGTATTAGCGGTTGGATTTGTGGTCTTCATTTCCTTTTCTGGAGATTTTGGCTCAATGACTTCCTCTGTAGCATTGAATTCATCTTGGTTGAATCCACTTTTGCCTTCTATTTCCTCTGTATTTGATGAAGTTTCCATGTGAGAATCAGATACAGCCATAGCATCTTCGTTAACTATCAGGTCATCATGGTTTTTTGTTGGTTCCTCTGAACTTAACATGTTATCAGCTTCTTCTATACCTTCACATATATTTGTTTCCTTCTCAAGAGACTGACCAAATGTACCATTCATTATTTGAGTATTACTTCCAGAATCAAACACTGTGGTTGTAATTTGTTCCACCTTGCACTCAGTTTCAGACTCCACTTTTCTTCTTTTGGTTAGTGGTAGCATGACTTCAGAAGGGcaatcattttttcttttaaccggGCTCAAATGACCCTTAGAAATAATATGAGCTTCTTCTTTCCAACGCTCACATATCAAACAATCATCATTTGtacaaatttcaaaatgagatAATAGTCTTTCGTTCCATTCACAAGTACATATACATTCCTCCCTAACACAGCAAACTCTTGCATGCAAATATTTGATAATCTTCTCCCGTGGAAAAATCTTATAAACTTTTTTAGTAAAACACTTGAAGAGTAGACTATATTCAGAATATTTGTAATTCCCTtctgaaaattcaaaaatacattatatataaaattcataGTTTTGGAAAAggtaaaacaaaaacaaaattcaaagtacGAACCAGATGACTTAGAGCCAACTTCCAAATTGCTTCTTCCTGATACACTTCCATTAGGCCAAGAATGCAATGAACCAGAAGAGGAGGGCAACATCTTAGAATTCTCTACACGTTGATTTTCACGCAATTTGTAGAGTTTTGCCTTTAACCGGTGCATCAATGTCTCTCTGTTCATATACTCCTCCTGTTATGACAAACATGTAAGAAGAAATCTGATTCTCTTGTTGTAACAAATGAAAAGCTAACATGGTTAGAGAGTTTCAAAACATACCAGTGAAGAAGCATCCACAAATAGGTAGTTTTCCATCATATTTGCAACACGATAAGAGCAGGTTTGCTCCCAATGCATTTTGTGTATGAAATTTGtaaaactataaataaactTTAGTTAGCCTTAATCAAGAGAATTCACTAATAAGTTTATAAAGTTGAAGTTAATGTAAACTTACAGCTCATTTCTTATCATATTACGGCACTGGCTGATCTCGGGATGGTTACGCCACTC encodes:
- the LOC137808828 gene encoding histone acetyltransferase HAC12-like → MHWEQTCSYRVANMMENYLFVDASSLEEYMNRETLMHRLKAKLYKLRENQRVENSKMLPSSSGSLHSWPNGSVSGRSNLEVGSKSSEGNYKYSEYSLLFKCFTKKVYKIFPREKIIKYLHARVCCVREECICTCEWNERLLSHFEICTNDDCLICERWKEEAHIISKGHLSPVKRKNDCPSEVMLPLTKRRKVESETECKVEQITTTVFDSGSNTQIMNGTFGQSLEKETNICEGIEEADNMLSSEEPTKNHDDLIVNEDAMAVSDSHMETSSNTEEIEGKSGFNQDEFNATEEVIEPKSPEKEMKTTNPTANTTVSSTESLARSRIKEHIESLRKQYNKVITEEESGSDAYKCQLCSMATLHYAPQPIYCFCCGNSIRRNAHYYCKREEEDTDNCFCATCYKNGRGGNITCNGTTVSKTDLNKKENNRKCEEAWIECSKCKRWQHQICALYNDKRDLDSSAEYVCLLCCINEKRKDDARVPFDAKDLSKTMLSDHIEERLLKRLAKIGLKLPELFVRVVLSVDKQIEVKKQFLNIFEKQDYPADFSYTSKVILLFQKIDGVDVCLFIMYHSVLRKAGEEDIVVGLCNMYDYFFLSTGNCESKVTAAGLPYFDGDFWSGAAMDEASQIEQCTGGDREKMLKLIPKRSLKSMGNVNLSKGTAKDILIMQKLRQTISPFKEDFMVVQLQYVCIHCHKVIECGKRWFCTECKIFQECER